From the Fibrobacter sp. UWR3 genome, one window contains:
- a CDS encoding glutaminyl-peptide cyclotransferase — protein sequence MPSKIPFVYRLSFIVIFLSSLAFAEAPRVLPAILDSIPHEPTHFTQGLFFDGKDLFETTGQYGESGLYRRTLDGRILDSARLAPRYFGEGSIAVGEDIFYLTWKAKKAFIYSRKPFKYKGEFRIPTEGWGLTYWQNALLMSNGSDELLQIALGGFYVMGSIRVTDAGKPVKNLNELEIVGNTLYANVWQTPLIAVIDLPSGKVQKYIDFSAKGREIYRNNPNIDVLNGIAYDGKYLWVTGKYWPQIYKIAVP from the coding sequence ATGCCTTCAAAAATCCCTTTCGTCTATCGTCTATCGTTTATCGTCATTTTCCTCTCGTCGCTTGCGTTCGCTGAGGCCCCGCGTGTCTTGCCCGCGATTCTTGATTCAATCCCGCACGAGCCGACCCACTTTACGCAGGGGCTTTTCTTTGACGGCAAGGATTTGTTTGAAACTACCGGCCAGTATGGGGAATCCGGCCTGTACCGCCGCACGCTTGATGGCAGGATTCTCGATTCCGCAAGGCTTGCTCCCCGCTATTTCGGGGAAGGCTCGATTGCCGTGGGCGAAGACATCTTCTACCTCACGTGGAAAGCCAAGAAGGCGTTCATCTATAGCCGAAAACCGTTCAAGTATAAGGGCGAGTTCCGCATTCCTACCGAGGGTTGGGGCCTTACCTACTGGCAGAACGCCCTCCTGATGAGTAACGGCAGTGACGAACTCCTGCAGATTGCTCTCGGCGGGTTTTACGTGATGGGTTCCATCCGCGTGACAGATGCCGGCAAGCCGGTAAAGAACCTGAACGAACTTGAAATTGTCGGGAATACTTTGTATGCAAACGTGTGGCAGACCCCGCTTATTGCAGTTATCGACCTGCCAAGCGGCAAGGTGCAAAAGTACATTGACTTTTCTGCGAAGGGTCGCGAGATATACAGGAACAACCCGAATATCGACGTGCTGAACGGGATTGCCTACGACGGCAAGTACCTGTGGGTTACGGGCAAGTACTGGCCGCAGATTTACAAGATTGCCGTGCCTTGA
- a CDS encoding DUF4416 family protein: MGELRTPAKVKIIVGILAKDAPSVEAVRATLREKFGEEDLNLAPFPFTFTNYYVEEIGSAPVRAFFSYETLVERETIVDIKLWTNDIELEIARKNNTPGLRPVNLDPGYMTLGQFFLATTKDQRQRVYMQRGIFVEPTLYFQDGHFHAFNWTYRDYQSEKYIQYLEQVRAHLAYQMSTGKPYRLRRETT, translated from the coding sequence ATGGGCGAACTCAGGACTCCAGCCAAGGTCAAGATTATCGTGGGTATCCTCGCGAAGGACGCCCCATCGGTCGAAGCCGTGCGCGCCACGCTCCGAGAAAAGTTCGGAGAAGAAGACCTGAACCTAGCCCCCTTCCCCTTCACGTTCACCAACTACTACGTCGAAGAAATCGGCTCAGCGCCCGTACGCGCGTTCTTCAGCTACGAGACCCTCGTGGAGCGCGAGACCATCGTCGACATAAAGCTCTGGACAAACGATATTGAACTCGAAATCGCCCGGAAGAACAACACACCCGGCCTACGCCCCGTGAACCTCGACCCGGGCTACATGACCCTCGGGCAGTTCTTCCTCGCGACAACAAAAGACCAGCGCCAGCGCGTGTACATGCAGCGCGGAATTTTCGTGGAACCCACGCTATACTTCCAGGACGGGCACTTTCACGCCTTCAACTGGACCTACCGCGATTACCAGAGCGAAAAGTACATTCAATATCTAGAACAGGTGCGCGCCCACCTCGCCTACCAAATGAGCACCGGGAAACCGTATAGATTGAGGCGAGAAACAACATGA
- a CDS encoding DMT family protein: MKAGIFTVILLFISNVFMTTAWYGNLKLKEMHISTDWPLILVILASWGVALFEYFFMIPANNIGSKINGGPFNLMQLKVIQEAISLTVFTVIATTVFNNEALHWNHVVAFVLIIGAVFFAFLK, encoded by the coding sequence ATGAAAGCCGGAATATTCACAGTTATCCTTCTTTTCATCAGCAACGTGTTCATGACCACCGCATGGTACGGGAACCTCAAGCTCAAGGAAATGCACATCAGTACCGACTGGCCGCTCATCCTCGTGATTCTTGCCAGCTGGGGTGTCGCCCTCTTCGAGTACTTCTTCATGATTCCCGCGAACAACATCGGGAGCAAGATTAACGGCGGGCCATTCAACCTGATGCAGCTGAAGGTCATACAGGAGGCTATTTCGCTTACGGTCTTTACCGTCATCGCGACTACGGTCTTCAACAACGAGGCACTGCACTGGAACCACGTCGTCGCCTTCGTGCTCATCATCGGAGCGGTATTCTTCGCTTTCCTTAAATGA
- a CDS encoding peptidoglycan DD-metalloendopeptidase family protein: MILASRHSWARLVAAIAFTIACMNVHVDAKQAPKKKQKTTAVKSSAKKSKPAAKTTAKPADKAPPKEAQPDSSVVKIDANDPKAFTKAILLDKQGVEFEVVGEEKQPAPKLVVKEKKKEDFFDFSTMLVPITHPAPIASKYGIRDHRLHRGVDVSVIKDEPVLAAFPGVVTMAKYNKGGYGHYVIVDHENGLQTLYGHLSERLVKIGERVYPGDIVGLAGNSGRSSGAHLHFEIHYGEINIDPETIVDFPNWDLKPGVEKVSKKSIVRAHYNMQRKLKKEGTYVVKKGDTQGKVAKWFNISIEALCRINNLKPGAPLKAGQKLLGSK; encoded by the coding sequence ATGATTCTTGCTTCACGACATAGCTGGGCAAGGCTTGTCGCCGCAATCGCCTTCACCATCGCGTGCATGAACGTGCATGTAGATGCAAAGCAGGCGCCCAAGAAAAAGCAGAAGACAACCGCAGTCAAGAGCAGTGCAAAAAAAAGCAAGCCGGCAGCAAAGACCACAGCAAAACCGGCGGATAAGGCTCCCCCGAAAGAAGCCCAGCCCGATTCCTCGGTCGTGAAGATTGATGCGAACGACCCGAAGGCATTCACCAAGGCAATCCTCCTGGACAAGCAGGGCGTAGAATTCGAGGTAGTTGGCGAAGAAAAGCAGCCCGCCCCGAAACTTGTCGTCAAGGAAAAGAAAAAAGAGGACTTCTTCGATTTTTCCACGATGCTCGTCCCCATCACGCACCCGGCCCCCATCGCCTCAAAATACGGCATCCGCGACCACAGGCTACACCGCGGCGTAGACGTGAGCGTCATCAAGGACGAGCCCGTGCTGGCAGCATTCCCGGGCGTCGTGACCATGGCGAAATACAACAAGGGCGGATACGGCCATTATGTTATCGTGGATCACGAAAACGGGTTACAGACGCTTTACGGGCACCTCTCCGAAAGGCTCGTGAAAATCGGGGAACGCGTGTACCCGGGCGATATCGTGGGGCTAGCAGGCAACTCCGGGCGTTCTTCGGGAGCGCACCTGCATTTCGAAATCCATTACGGAGAAATTAACATCGACCCGGAAACCATCGTCGACTTCCCGAACTGGGACCTGAAACCCGGTGTCGAGAAAGTTTCCAAGAAATCCATTGTACGCGCACACTACAACATGCAACGCAAACTCAAGAAAGAAGGCACGTACGTGGTGAAAAAGGGCGACACGCAGGGGAAAGTCGCCAAGTGGTTCAACATCTCGATAGAAGCGCTCTGCCGTATAAACAACCTAAAGCCGGGTGCTCCGCTCAAGGCAGGCCAGAAACTACTCGGAAGCAAGTGA
- the thiE gene encoding thiamine phosphate synthase: protein MKPLDMTLYFITDSTCVPEDRFLPVVEAACKGGATIVQLREKDRSTREYLDLARSTHEITAKYGIPLIIDDRVDVAMAIGAEGVHVGQSDMPACDARRILGPEKIVGVTAKTVPQALEAYEQGADYLGCGAIYPTTTHVKTVITPVETLKDVVKAVPIPVNAIGGLNKDNIFVLKGSGIAGICVVSAIMKAADPELATRELKQAFSALNS, encoded by the coding sequence ATGAAACCGCTTGATATGACGCTTTATTTCATTACCGACAGCACTTGCGTGCCCGAAGACCGTTTTTTGCCGGTGGTGGAGGCCGCCTGCAAGGGCGGCGCCACCATCGTCCAGCTGCGCGAGAAGGACCGTTCCACACGGGAATACTTGGATTTGGCCCGGTCCACCCACGAAATCACAGCCAAGTACGGCATTCCTCTAATTATCGACGACCGAGTAGACGTGGCCATGGCCATCGGTGCGGAGGGCGTTCACGTGGGGCAATCCGATATGCCTGCTTGCGATGCCCGGCGCATTCTCGGACCCGAGAAAATCGTTGGGGTTACCGCAAAGACTGTCCCGCAGGCGCTCGAGGCTTATGAACAGGGCGCAGATTACTTGGGTTGCGGGGCGATTTATCCTACCACTACTCATGTAAAAACGGTCATCACTCCCGTAGAAACTTTGAAGGATGTCGTGAAGGCGGTTCCCATTCCGGTGAATGCGATTGGCGGGCTCAACAAGGACAATATCTTTGTGCTTAAGGGTTCGGGCATTGCAGGCATCTGCGTTGTTTCTGCGATTATGAAGGCCGCTGACCCGGAACTCGCGACGCGCGAACTGAAACAGGCTTTTTCTGCATTAAATAGTTGA
- a CDS encoding type II secretion system protein, translating to MLKFRTKIKKFCLQEAKKRYFLIVRESFCKGCITMRTQKQDKRRSGFTLIEVMVVVVIMGILAGVAVPKLFGLIEKTKEKKDLQHLFYIKKAFERLLVQIEAHDDGSTSSNNDTYGFTGDFADNTIQNYLANSKGRGLILLNINLGDKVNDKGFACYMIGDLKPSSYNNGFYRDILDESGFGLVASKLATSSGGNSKIWIPPLFESKTLVYPSSQGGKYSSAQHIRVKWKNNDPNSKEVVVWIGGQGNVLTGLQGTVFATEMNGLMAK from the coding sequence TTGCTTAAATTTCGCACAAAAATCAAAAAATTTTGTTTACAAGAGGCTAAAAAAAGGTATTTTCTTATTGTAAGGGAGTCGTTTTGCAAGGGATGTATCACGATGCGTACGCAAAAGCAAGATAAGCGCAGGTCAGGTTTTACTCTAATCGAAGTCATGGTGGTGGTCGTGATTATGGGAATCCTTGCGGGGGTTGCTGTCCCGAAATTGTTTGGGCTTATTGAAAAGACAAAAGAAAAAAAGGACCTTCAGCACCTTTTTTACATAAAAAAGGCTTTTGAAAGGCTCCTTGTACAAATAGAAGCTCATGATGATGGTTCAACATCCTCAAATAATGATACCTATGGTTTTACGGGTGATTTCGCTGACAATACCATACAGAATTATCTAGCAAATTCCAAAGGGAGAGGGTTGATTTTGTTAAACATTAATTTGGGAGACAAAGTCAATGATAAAGGCTTTGCATGCTACATGATTGGCGATCTAAAACCTAGTTCATACAACAACGGATTTTATAGGGATATTCTTGACGAATCAGGCTTTGGACTTGTAGCGTCGAAGTTGGCGACCTCATCTGGAGGAAATAGCAAAATATGGATTCCTCCGCTATTTGAGAGTAAAACGCTAGTTTACCCGAGTTCCCAAGGTGGAAAATATAGTAGTGCCCAACATATTCGCGTTAAATGGAAAAATAATGACCCAAATAGCAAGGAAGTGGTTGTCTGGATTGGGGGACAGGGGAATGTCCTTACTGGCCTACAGGGAACCGTATTTGCAACAGAAATGAATGGATTGATGGCAAAGTAG
- a CDS encoding type IV pilin protein → MFQRSKSSKIKSGFTLIEVMVVTVVMGILAAVAVPSAFGIIERSKEKIDLLKLFYLRDALNRALIEDPNALYSTASTDADTKNLTRLLKSETGVTLFVHEVKPGASANIQAKHGSANDGINMSHLIGNGGIWYNALVEARFEGVADIVKYRLDTKDNNGIKNDVTENGKAHDTFTIKEDGGGWRTSPKAPIFISEELNNGKSSGLNGITSQGNNKTNYRLTMNFQWSGQDENSHSVEVALLPNGKTMGNGKKKGSAFRTDHGICFSTYGDIGCADYKY, encoded by the coding sequence ATGTTTCAGCGTTCAAAATCCAGCAAAATAAAATCCGGTTTTACCTTGATAGAAGTCATGGTGGTGACCGTTGTCATGGGAATTCTGGCCGCGGTGGCCGTGCCGAGCGCATTCGGAATCATCGAACGTTCAAAAGAAAAGATTGACCTGCTGAAGTTGTTCTATTTGAGAGACGCCTTAAACAGGGCTTTAATAGAGGACCCGAACGCCCTGTATAGCACTGCCAGCACTGATGCCGATACCAAAAATTTAACGAGACTTCTTAAAAGCGAAACAGGCGTTACCCTGTTTGTTCACGAAGTAAAGCCAGGAGCGTCAGCCAATATTCAAGCAAAACATGGTTCAGCCAACGATGGCATCAACATGAGTCACCTAATCGGAAATGGCGGCATTTGGTACAACGCTCTGGTAGAAGCCCGTTTTGAAGGTGTTGCCGACATCGTAAAATATAGACTGGATACCAAAGACAATAATGGCATAAAAAATGACGTCACAGAAAACGGAAAAGCACACGATACTTTCACGATAAAAGAGGACGGTGGTGGCTGGAGAACTTCCCCCAAAGCTCCTATTTTCATTAGCGAAGAACTGAATAACGGAAAGTCATCGGGCTTAAACGGAATAACGTCACAAGGCAACAATAAAACTAATTACCGTCTGACAATGAATTTCCAATGGAGCGGTCAAGATGAAAACAGCCACTCCGTAGAAGTAGCCTTGCTGCCCAATGGCAAAACAATGGGTAACGGCAAAAAGAAAGGTAGCGCATTCCGTACGGACCATGGGATTTGTTTCTCGACCTATGGCGATATAGGATGTGCCGACTACAAGTACTAG
- a CDS encoding type II secretion system protein: MYTQKKLKQGFTLIELMVVVSIMGILAAVAVPGVFGIVEKSKEKVDLLKLYYLREALNRALLENENALYNNPSSISSKSLNDALKSNLGVDLFIIEMRPDLPMNVQHNHESINKNSQMSKLVGNTGTWYDALNEAGFEGVADIIALRNGTVKGSLSKDGETYRAYSYTDINGKSQNRTTPKNQIFISYLLNHGKDLSKMNSKLQGGNVTNYRLKVSIQWSGRDEHSQSVEVALVPASAIMWENGKGGALRSDYGVCFSTYGDAGCADYNY; encoded by the coding sequence ATGTATACACAAAAAAAACTCAAACAAGGTTTTACACTCATCGAACTGATGGTCGTCGTATCCATCATGGGAATCCTTGCTGCGGTGGCCGTACCGGGCGTTTTCGGTATTGTCGAAAAATCGAAGGAAAAGGTAGACCTCCTCAAACTATACTACCTGAGAGAGGCGTTGAACAGAGCCCTGCTGGAAAATGAAAACGCCTTGTACAACAATCCGTCTTCTATATCTTCCAAAAGCCTAAATGATGCACTAAAGAGTAATCTTGGCGTCGACTTGTTCATCATAGAGATGCGTCCGGATTTGCCCATGAATGTACAGCATAATCACGAATCTATTAATAAGAATTCACAGATGAGCAAACTGGTCGGAAACACTGGAACATGGTACGATGCCTTGAATGAAGCAGGATTTGAAGGAGTTGCAGATATTATCGCACTTAGAAACGGCACCGTCAAAGGCAGTTTGAGTAAAGATGGTGAAACATACCGTGCATACTCCTATACGGATATAAATGGAAAGTCACAAAATCGGACCACACCCAAAAATCAAATATTCATCAGCTATTTGTTGAATCACGGAAAAGACTTGAGTAAAATGAATTCAAAGCTTCAGGGTGGAAACGTAACAAACTATCGATTGAAAGTAAGTATCCAGTGGAGCGGGAGAGACGAGCACAGCCAATCTGTAGAGGTGGCCTTGGTTCCCGCTTCAGCAATAATGTGGGAAAACGGGAAAGGTGGTGCGCTTCGCTCGGATTACGGAGTCTGCTTCTCGACCTATGGCGATGCCGGTTGCGCTGATTACAATTACTAG
- the thiH gene encoding 2-iminoacetate synthase ThiH, with translation MSERKDNNYLFDSGNLSEGALAKKHRLENDPSSRTNIMDYLPGMEVIQSDIADKVLAESENFDYSKYTGKDVKRALEHERCTLEDFKALLSPAAAPYLEQMAAKAKIETSKHFGNNVYFFTPLYIANYCENYCVYCGFNCYNHIKRMQLTMEQIEHEMKVIADSGMEEILILTGESRAKSSVEYIGEACKLARKYFRMVGIEVYPVNVDEYRYLHECGVDYVTVFQETYDKVRFEQLHLLGHKRVFPYRFDSQERALMAGMRGVAFSALLGLSDFRRDALASALHVYFLQKKYPHAEMSLSCPRLRPIINNDKIDPLDVHEKELCQVLCAYRIFLPYVGITVSSRESKEFRNGIVKICATKVSAGVSTGIGDHESKYSGHDDGEGGDEQFEINDSRSFNDMYGDISGEGLQPVLNDYLYV, from the coding sequence ATGAGCGAAAGAAAAGACAACAACTACCTGTTCGATTCCGGAAACCTTTCGGAAGGGGCGCTTGCCAAGAAGCACCGCCTTGAAAACGACCCGAGTTCCCGTACTAATATAATGGACTACCTGCCCGGCATGGAAGTCATCCAGTCGGACATCGCCGACAAGGTGCTCGCAGAATCCGAAAATTTCGATTATTCTAAATACACAGGCAAGGACGTGAAGCGCGCATTGGAACACGAACGCTGCACGCTTGAAGATTTCAAGGCGCTCCTTTCTCCGGCGGCCGCTCCGTACCTCGAGCAGATGGCCGCGAAGGCGAAAATCGAGACGAGTAAGCACTTCGGCAACAACGTCTATTTCTTCACGCCGCTCTACATCGCGAACTACTGCGAGAACTACTGCGTCTATTGCGGGTTCAACTGCTACAACCACATCAAGCGCATGCAGCTCACCATGGAGCAGATCGAGCACGAGATGAAGGTCATCGCTGACAGCGGCATGGAAGAAATCCTGATTCTCACCGGCGAAAGCCGCGCCAAAAGCAGCGTGGAATACATCGGTGAAGCCTGCAAGCTCGCACGCAAGTATTTCCGCATGGTAGGCATCGAAGTCTACCCGGTCAACGTGGACGAATACCGCTACCTGCACGAATGCGGCGTGGACTACGTGACTGTTTTCCAGGAAACATACGACAAGGTGCGTTTCGAACAACTTCACCTGCTCGGTCACAAGCGCGTATTCCCCTACCGTTTCGATTCCCAGGAACGCGCCCTGATGGCGGGCATGCGCGGGGTGGCATTCTCTGCACTCCTCGGCCTTTCGGACTTCCGCCGCGATGCGCTGGCTTCGGCGCTTCATGTGTATTTCTTACAAAAGAAATATCCGCATGCCGAGATGAGCTTAAGCTGTCCGAGACTGCGCCCCATCATCAACAACGACAAAATCGACCCGCTGGACGTTCACGAAAAGGAACTCTGCCAGGTGCTTTGCGCCTACCGTATCTTCTTGCCGTACGTGGGCATTACGGTTTCGAGCCGCGAAAGCAAGGAATTTAGGAACGGCATCGTGAAAATCTGTGCGACGAAAGTTTCCGCCGGCGTTTCTACGGGCATCGGCGACCACGAAAGCAAGTACAGCGGTCACGACGACGGGGAAGGCGGCGACGAACAGTTCGAAATCAACGACTCCCGCAGTTTCAACGATATGTACGGAGACATCTCGGGCGAAGGTTTACAGCCCGTCTTGAACGATTATCTGTACGTGTAG
- a CDS encoding thiazole synthase gives MEDKLVIGGHEFTSRFILGSGKYSLKLIEAAVRDAGAQIVTLAVRRANTKDHENILDYIPKGVTLLPNTSGARTADEAVRIARLSRELGCGDFVKIEIMRDTKYLLPDNYETVKATETLAGEGFVVMPYMYPDLNVARDLANAGAAAVMPLAAPIGSNKGLSTREFIQILIDEIDLPIIVDAGIGKPSEACAAMEMGAAAIMANTALATAGDLPLMAQSFKLAIEAGRKAYLAGLGRVLTRGASASDPLTGFLRD, from the coding sequence ATGGAAGATAAACTCGTTATTGGCGGGCATGAATTCACTTCCCGCTTTATCTTGGGTTCCGGCAAGTATTCGCTGAAATTGATTGAAGCCGCGGTGCGCGATGCGGGGGCACAGATTGTGACACTCGCGGTGCGCCGGGCGAACACGAAGGACCACGAAAATATCCTTGACTACATTCCGAAGGGAGTGACCCTGTTGCCGAATACGTCCGGCGCCCGCACCGCCGACGAGGCGGTCCGCATCGCGCGCCTTTCCCGCGAGCTCGGCTGCGGTGATTTCGTCAAGATCGAAATCATGCGCGACACGAAGTACCTGCTCCCGGATAACTACGAGACGGTGAAGGCGACCGAAACCCTCGCTGGTGAGGGTTTCGTGGTGATGCCGTATATGTACCCGGACTTGAACGTGGCGCGCGACCTCGCTAACGCGGGTGCCGCAGCCGTGATGCCGCTTGCCGCTCCGATTGGCAGCAACAAGGGCCTTTCCACGCGCGAGTTCATCCAGATTCTGATTGATGAAATTGACTTGCCCATCATCGTTGATGCGGGTATCGGCAAGCCCTCCGAGGCATGTGCCGCGATGGAAATGGGTGCTGCCGCCATCATGGCGAATACGGCGCTTGCTACCGCGGGCGACTTGCCGCTTATGGCGCAGAGTTTCAAGCTTGCTATCGAGGCGGGTCGCAAGGCCTACCTCGCAGGCCTTGGGCGCGTCCTCACGCGCGGCGCTTCCGCGTCCGACCCGTTGACAGGTTTCTTGAGAGACTAA
- a CDS encoding mechanosensitive ion channel family protein, translating into MDKIRELIPKDSIAEQLLLVVLLIVIIWFFNKSFRLCLKRAEKHGFDRAATPLVSDLVKYTTYAIGLLLGLNILGVNTNGLLAMLGAASLAVGLALKDTLSNVASGLLLLFLRPFVAGDYIECGSIKGKICAIGLFNTTLETFEGIYVSAPNRSLWGSPIVNYARNPIRRLDINVGVSYDASLDVVFCALRRMVEQEASFMKVPPPKFFVSEYADSSINVTVWVWVRTFEYYELKRKYSRIIKDVLDEHKIEIPFPQRVVHLVKEGEEAAVAKEREPDFDDLVQDEVTFNGVKINLNR; encoded by the coding sequence GTGGACAAAATCAGAGAACTCATACCGAAAGATTCGATAGCGGAGCAGCTCCTGCTGGTCGTGCTTCTTATCGTTATTATCTGGTTTTTTAACAAGTCATTCCGGTTGTGCCTCAAACGTGCCGAAAAGCATGGCTTTGACCGTGCCGCAACTCCGCTTGTTTCGGACCTCGTCAAGTATACTACTTATGCCATCGGGCTTTTGCTTGGCCTGAATATTCTGGGCGTAAACACTAACGGGCTATTGGCAATGCTTGGTGCGGCGAGCCTTGCGGTGGGTCTTGCGCTCAAGGATACGCTCTCGAACGTTGCCTCCGGACTTTTGCTCTTGTTCCTGCGGCCTTTTGTGGCCGGCGACTACATTGAATGTGGCTCCATCAAGGGCAAGATTTGTGCGATTGGCCTTTTCAACACGACTCTCGAGACGTTCGAGGGCATCTACGTCTCTGCGCCGAACAGGTCCTTGTGGGGTTCTCCTATTGTGAACTATGCCCGCAATCCTATCCGCAGGCTCGATATCAACGTGGGCGTTTCTTATGACGCCTCTCTGGACGTTGTGTTCTGCGCCCTGCGTAGGATGGTCGAGCAGGAAGCGAGCTTCATGAAGGTCCCGCCTCCGAAGTTTTTCGTGAGCGAATATGCCGACAGTTCCATAAACGTCACGGTTTGGGTGTGGGTGCGTACGTTCGAGTACTACGAACTCAAGCGCAAGTATTCAAGAATTATCAAGGACGTGCTCGACGAGCACAAGATTGAGATTCCGTTCCCGCAACGCGTTGTCCACCTGGTGAAGGAGGGCGAGGAAGCGGCTGTGGCGAAGGAACGCGAACCGGATTTTGACGACCTCGTGCAGGATGAAGTTACGTTCAACGGGGTCAAGATTAATCTTAACCGCTAA
- the mdh gene encoding malate dehydrogenase — protein sequence MARKKIALVGAGQIGGTMALVLAQKNLGDVVLIDIPQTQGMPKGKALDIMEGRSVINSSVDLQGSTDYADLKGADVVIVTAGFPRMPGMSRDDLLDKNCGVIKTVAEAIKANAPDAFVIVITNPLDAMVYNMQKQSGLPANKVIGMAGVLDSARLACFVADELGVSVEDVKALVMGGHGDTMVSIMECVSVGGIPVSQLMSKEKFAELAKRTAGAGGEIVNLLGRGSAFYSPATSAIHMAEAYLLDKKNVFSCAAKLNGEYGVKGLYCGVPVVVGANGVEKIIEVKMSDEEKAAFAKSVEACKKNAEWVDAHT from the coding sequence ATGGCTAGAAAGAAGATTGCACTCGTTGGTGCTGGTCAAATTGGTGGTACAATGGCTCTCGTGCTCGCCCAGAAGAATCTTGGCGACGTGGTTCTTATCGACATTCCGCAGACTCAGGGCATGCCGAAGGGCAAGGCTCTCGACATTATGGAAGGCCGATCCGTCATCAATTCGTCCGTCGATCTTCAGGGTTCTACCGACTACGCCGACCTCAAGGGTGCAGACGTGGTTATCGTTACCGCCGGTTTCCCGCGTATGCCGGGTATGAGCCGTGACGACCTCCTCGACAAGAACTGCGGCGTTATCAAGACCGTTGCCGAAGCAATCAAGGCTAATGCTCCGGATGCTTTCGTTATCGTCATTACGAACCCGCTCGACGCCATGGTCTACAACATGCAGAAGCAGTCCGGTCTCCCGGCCAACAAGGTCATCGGTATGGCTGGCGTGCTTGATTCTGCCCGTCTCGCTTGCTTCGTCGCCGACGAACTGGGCGTGTCTGTCGAAGACGTCAAGGCCCTCGTGATGGGTGGCCACGGCGACACGATGGTTTCCATCATGGAATGCGTGTCCGTGGGCGGTATCCCGGTATCTCAGCTCATGAGCAAGGAAAAGTTCGCCGAACTCGCCAAGCGTACCGCTGGTGCCGGTGGCGAAATCGTGAACCTCCTCGGCCGCGGCTCCGCCTTCTACAGCCCGGCTACTTCTGCCATCCACATGGCCGAAGCTTACCTCCTTGACAAGAAGAACGTGTTCTCTTGCGCTGCCAAGCTGAACGGCGAATACGGCGTGAAGGGCCTCTACTGCGGCGTGCCGGTTGTCGTCGGTGCAAACGGTGTCGAGAAGATTATCGAGGTCAAGATGAGCGACGAAGAAAAGGCTGCCTTCGCGAAGTCTGTTGAGGCTTGCAAGAAGAACGCCGAATGGGTCGACGCTCATACGTAA
- the fabZ gene encoding 3-hydroxyacyl-ACP dehydratase FabZ, which yields MSLLESLKKSEKAGVVYDADVVHELLPQKFPFAFVDEVLSLELGDGKEVQPSLVGLYHVTGEEKFFQGHFPGNPVMPGVLQVESMAQAATLLTMIAREAEVVGKRPAFMGIENCRFRNPVLPGMDLRLEVKLISVRHGIFKYAGKAFSGDKLMCEADFVAAMV from the coding sequence ATGTCTCTACTGGAATCCCTCAAGAAATCTGAAAAAGCCGGTGTTGTTTACGATGCCGATGTGGTTCACGAACTGCTCCCGCAGAAGTTCCCGTTCGCCTTCGTTGACGAGGTCCTGAGCCTCGAACTCGGTGACGGCAAGGAGGTGCAGCCCTCCCTGGTTGGCCTTTACCATGTGACGGGCGAAGAGAAGTTCTTCCAGGGGCATTTCCCCGGCAATCCGGTGATGCCCGGCGTGCTCCAGGTTGAATCCATGGCCCAGGCGGCGACACTCCTCACGATGATTGCCCGCGAAGCTGAAGTGGTGGGCAAGCGCCCTGCCTTCATGGGCATCGAGAACTGCCGTTTCAGGAACCCCGTGCTCCCCGGCATGGACCTGCGCCTCGAGGTAAAACTCATCTCCGTGCGTCATGGCATCTTCAAGTATGCCGGCAAGGCCTTCTCCGGCGATAAACTCATGTGCGAAGCCGACTTTGTCGCCGCCATGGTGTAA